One Primulina huaijiensis isolate GDHJ02 chromosome 5, ASM1229523v2, whole genome shotgun sequence DNA segment encodes these proteins:
- the LOC140976111 gene encoding phosphoglucan phosphatase LSF1, chloroplastic, with translation MYSLQFLNYWGFHRSVFLCSNGNSHKSGAAIQSSFWGRSFDFKNGVSKFAARRSCRRGSTVVAVSSNASSFKMNLNEYMVTLEKPLGIRFGLSVEGKVFVLALLKGGNAEKSRIVMVGDTLKKASESSTSKLVEIKDYGDIEILVKEKSGSCSLVLERPFSPFPIHLYLLNDLDTLFNQGLVPIATWNDSIQSSNSNASGEDAGNSGSVTFCPKLLSSKGWKYMNDQNKNGQPKIAKNSPTLPFGPLVATFTEELPENAEWGHGSFPLEEYVKALERSSEELYYNHSLGMRYSKITEQIYVGSCIQTEKDVGTLSDTVGVTAVLNFQSTIEAANWGIDSNSINESCQKFNVLMINYPIRDSDSFDMRKKLPFCVGLLLRLLKKNHCVYITCTTGFDRSPACVIAYLHWITDTSLHAAHNFVTGLHTCKPDRPAIAWATWDLIAMVESGIHDGPSTHAVTFVWNGHEGEDVYLVGDFTGNWKEPIKAVHKGGPRYEVDIRLPQGKYYYKYIINENWRHSTASPTERDERGNINNVIVIGDTASVKPSLLPPQKDANIVKVIERPLTENERFMLAKAARCVAFSVCPIRLAPK, from the exons ATGTACTCTCTGCAGTTCTTGAATTACTGGGGCTTCCACCGCTCCGTGTTCTTGTGTTCCAATGGCAACTCCCATAAGAGTGGCGCCGCCATTCAATCCTCATTCTGGGGCAGAAGTTTCGATTTCAAGAATGGAGTTTCGAAGTTCGCGGCGCGTCGATCGTGTAGAAGGGGTTCTACCGTTGTCGCGGTGTCCTCTAACGCCTCCTCGTTCAAGATGAATCTGAATGAGTATATGGTGACACTGGAGAAGCCGCTCGGCATTCGATTCGGGCTCTCTGTTGAAGGGAAAGTTTTCGTTCTCGCACTTCTAAAAGGG GGGAACGCTGAGAAATCAAGAATAGTTATGGTGGGTGACACTTTGAAGAAAGCGAGTGAATCATCTACTTCAAAGCTTGTTGAAATCAAGGACTACGGCGATATAGA GATTCTTGTCAAGGAGAAATCCGGTTCTTGTAGCCTTGTACTCGAGAGACCCTTCTCCCCTTTCCCCATCCATCTCTATCTTCTGAACGATCTTGATACTTTATTTAACCAAGGTCTTGTTCCAATTGCCACTTGGAACGATAGTATACAATCTTCAAATTCGAATGCATCTGGAGAGGATGCTGGAAACTCTGGATCGGTGACATTTTGTCCAAAACTTTTGTCTTCCAAAGGATGGAAGTATATGAATGATCAGAACAAGAATGGTCAACCAAAGATAGCTAAGAACTCTCCTACTCTACCATTTGGTCCTCTTGTTGCCACTTTCACAGAGGAATTGCCCGAAAACGCTGAATGGGGGCATGGTAGTTTTCCACTTGAAGAGTATGTGAAGGCATTGGAACGTTCAAGTGAAGAGCTCTACTATAACCATTCTCTTGGTATGCGCTATAGTAAG ATCACGGAGCAAATTTATGTCGGATCATGTATTCAAACAGAAAAAGATGTAGGGACACTGTCTGACACAGTG gGAGTGACAGCAGTACTGAATTTCCAGAGTACAATTGAAGCTGCAAATTGGGGAATTGATTCAAATTCGATCAATGAGTCATGCCAAAAGTTTAATGTCCTTATGATTAACTATCCCATAAG ggACTCAGATTCTTTTGACATGAGAAAAAAACTGCCATTCTGTGTGGGTCTTCTGCTGCGCTTACTTAAGAAGAACCATTGTGTTTATATCACTTGCACCACTGGGTTTGACCGATCACCTGCTTGTGTGATTGCCTACCTACACTGGATAACAGATACCTCCCTTCATGCTGCTCACAATTTTGTTACTGGTTTGCATACATGCAAGCCTGACAG GCCAGCAATTGCCTGGGCAACATGGGATCTTATTGCCATGGTTGAAAGTGGCATCCATGATGGACCTTCAACCCATGCTGTAACTTTTGTGTGGAACGGTCACGAG GGGGAAGATGTATACTTGGTAGGAGATTTTACGGGAAACTGGAAAGAGCCAATCAAGGCAGTGCACAAGGGTGGCCCCAGATATGAAGTTGATATTAGACTTCCACAGGGAAA ATATTACTACAAGTACATTATTAATGAAAACTGGAGGCATTCAACAGCTTCACCGACGGAAAGGGACGAAAGGGGGAATATTAACAATGTAATTGTAATTGGTGACACGGCCAGTGTGAAACCTTCTCTTCTACCGCCACAGAAG GACGCAAATATTGTGAAGGTCATTGAGAGGCCATTGACGGAAAATGAGCGCTTTATGTTGGCAAAAGCTGCTCGATGTGTTGCCTTTTCTGTCTGTCCTATAAGGCTGGCTCCAAAGTGA
- the LOC140976112 gene encoding carbonic anhydrase 2-like isoform X1, whose protein sequence is MRFMAQCTMSTVSGCIATRFTLSTPQQNTSRPAAFRPVATASLNSSPASPPSLIRNEPIFAAPAPVIHPLLREDMGKDSYEKAIAELQKLLSEKGELGPVAAAKIDEIKAELQTVDSTASASATVETLKAGFIHFKKEKYEKNPALYGELAKGQSPKFMVFACSDSRVCPSHVLDFQPGEAFVVRNVANMVPAYDKTKYSGTGAALEYAVLHLKVQEIVVIGHSACGGIKGLMSFACDGSAGTDFIEDWVKVCLPAKSKVLSEANGSPFGSQCALCEKEAVNVSLGNLLSYPFVRDGLVNKTLALKGGYYDFVNGTFELWGLDFGLSPSLSLKDVASILHWKLM, encoded by the exons ATGAGATTCATGGCTCAATGCACAATGTCGACCGTTAGTGGTTGCATCGCTACTCGTTTCACATTATCCACCCCGCAGCAAAACACATCTAGACCGGCAGCGTTCCGCCCCGTGGCCACCGCGAGCCTTAATTCCTCCCCAGCTTCTCCGCCGAGTCTCATCAGAAACGAACCAATCTTCGCCGCTCCAGCTCCCGTTATCCACCCTCTTCTG AGAGAAGACATGGGGAAGGATTCATACGAGAAAGCCATTGCTGAACTCCAAAAGCTTCTAAG TGAAAAGGGGGAACTTGGACCCGTCGCCGCCGCCAAAATTGATGAAATAAAAGCGGAGCTGCAAACAGTTGACAGCACCGCCTCAGCTTCAGCCACCGTGGAGACATTGAAAGCCGGTTTCATCCATTTCAAGAAAGAGAAATATGA GAAAAATCCTGCTTTATATGGTGAACTTGCTAAAGGCCAGAGTCCCAAA TTTATGGTGTTCGCTTGCTCGGACTCGCGGGTGTGTCCCTCACATGTGCTCGACTTCCAACCCGGAGAAGCATTTGTGGTTCGAAACGTTGCGAATATGGTCCCTGCTTACGACAAA ACTAAATATTCTGGAACCGGGGCTGCACTTGAGTATGCTGTTCTACACCTTAAG GTTCAAGAAATTGTAGTGATCGGGCATAGTGCTTGTGGAGGAATCAAAGGGCTCATGTCATTTGCTTGTGATGGATCCGCCGGCAC TGACTTCATTGAGGACTGGGTGAAAGTCTGTTTACCTGCCAAGTCCAAGGTGCTATCCGAAGCCAATGGTTCCCCTTTTGGTAGTCAGTGTGCGCTCTGTGAAAAG GAGGCAGTGAACGTTTCACTTGGAAACTTGCTGTCATACCCATTTGTTAGAGACGGTCTGGTGAACAAGACTCTTGCATTGAAGGGTGGCTACTATGATTTCGTTAACGGAACGTTTGAGCTGTGGGGGCTCGATTTCGGGCTTTCGCCATCTCTCTCT CTAAAAGATGTTGCCAGCATACTGCACTGGAAGCTCATGTAG
- the LOC140976112 gene encoding carbonic anhydrase 2-like isoform X2, with amino-acid sequence MRFMAQCTMSTVSGCIATRFTLSTPQQNTSRPAAFRPVATASLNSSPASPPSLIRNEPIFAAPAPVIHPLLREDMGKDSYEKAIAELQKLLSEKGELGPVAAAKIDEIKAELQTVDSTASASATVETLKAGFIHFKKEKYEKNPALYGELAKGQSPKFMVFACSDSRVCPSHVLDFQPGEAFVVRNVANMVPAYDKTKYSGTGAALEYAVLHLKVQEIVVIGHSACGGIKGLMSFACDGSAGTDFIEDWVKVCLPAKSKVLSEANGSPFGSQCALCEKEAVNVSLGNLLSYPFVRDGLVNKTLALKGGYYDFVNGTFELWGLDFGLSPSLSV; translated from the exons ATGAGATTCATGGCTCAATGCACAATGTCGACCGTTAGTGGTTGCATCGCTACTCGTTTCACATTATCCACCCCGCAGCAAAACACATCTAGACCGGCAGCGTTCCGCCCCGTGGCCACCGCGAGCCTTAATTCCTCCCCAGCTTCTCCGCCGAGTCTCATCAGAAACGAACCAATCTTCGCCGCTCCAGCTCCCGTTATCCACCCTCTTCTG AGAGAAGACATGGGGAAGGATTCATACGAGAAAGCCATTGCTGAACTCCAAAAGCTTCTAAG TGAAAAGGGGGAACTTGGACCCGTCGCCGCCGCCAAAATTGATGAAATAAAAGCGGAGCTGCAAACAGTTGACAGCACCGCCTCAGCTTCAGCCACCGTGGAGACATTGAAAGCCGGTTTCATCCATTTCAAGAAAGAGAAATATGA GAAAAATCCTGCTTTATATGGTGAACTTGCTAAAGGCCAGAGTCCCAAA TTTATGGTGTTCGCTTGCTCGGACTCGCGGGTGTGTCCCTCACATGTGCTCGACTTCCAACCCGGAGAAGCATTTGTGGTTCGAAACGTTGCGAATATGGTCCCTGCTTACGACAAA ACTAAATATTCTGGAACCGGGGCTGCACTTGAGTATGCTGTTCTACACCTTAAG GTTCAAGAAATTGTAGTGATCGGGCATAGTGCTTGTGGAGGAATCAAAGGGCTCATGTCATTTGCTTGTGATGGATCCGCCGGCAC TGACTTCATTGAGGACTGGGTGAAAGTCTGTTTACCTGCCAAGTCCAAGGTGCTATCCGAAGCCAATGGTTCCCCTTTTGGTAGTCAGTGTGCGCTCTGTGAAAAG GAGGCAGTGAACGTTTCACTTGGAAACTTGCTGTCATACCCATTTGTTAGAGACGGTCTGGTGAACAAGACTCTTGCATTGAAGGGTGGCTACTATGATTTCGTTAACGGAACGTTTGAGCTGTGGGGGCTCGATTTCGGGCTTTCGCCATCTCTCTCTGTATGA
- the LOC140976113 gene encoding protease Do-like 1, chloroplastic, protein MHIDAPKDKLRPMPIGVSADLLVGQKVYAIGNPVGGVVDQLVKFGKVTRPILGIKFAPDQSVEQLGVSGVLVLDAPSNGQLEKQVFNLRNVIRMAGSFWVL, encoded by the exons ATGCATATTGATGCACCAAAAGACAAGTTGAGACCAATGCCAATTGGAGTTTCTGCAGACCTACTTGTTGGTCAAAAAGTATACGCAATTGGAAATCCT GTAGGTGGCGTTGTTGATCAATTAGTAAAGTTTGGGAAAGTCACTAGACCAATATTAGGTATTAAGTTTGCACCTGATCAATCCGTGGAGCAACTGGGAGTTAGTGGGGTTCTTGTCTTGGATGCTCCATCAAACGGACAGCTGGAAAAGCA GGTCTTCAATCTACGAAACGTGATTCGTATGGCAGGCTCATTTTGGGTGTTATAA
- the LOC140976114 gene encoding L-aspartate oxidase 2-a, chloroplastic-like, producing the protein MATSVALGSGGLHFKDTLFKGKGCRQASWIHIVAVSKCMQNELSWSLGVPKVFQINKNNHGHSKSEEDWKRSRVTINSCLRDGYTKYFDFAVIGSGLAGLSYALEVAKHGTVAVITKAEPHESNTNYAQGGVSAVLCPSDSVESHMQDTIVAGAYLCDEETVRVVCTEGPERIRELIAMGASFDHGEDGNLHLAREGGHSHRRIVHAADMTGREIERALLEAVRKDPNIYVFEHHFAIDLLTSQDGSHAVCHGVDTLNTETNEVVRFISKVTLLASGGAGHIYPSTTNPPVATGDGMAMAHRAEAVISNMEFVQFHPTALADEGLPLKPKTRENAFLITEAVRGDGGILCNLDMERFMPLYDKRAELAPRDVVARSIDDQLKKRNEKYVLLDISHKPKHQILSHFPNIAAECLLYGLDMTQQPIPVVPAAHYMCGGVRAGLEGETNVKGLYVAGEVACTGLHGANRLASNSLLEALVFARRAVQPSINHMKSSRIDRGATISWARPIMPKSLGNVILDNIVRRTREVRKELQSIMWKYVGIVRSTTRLQTAEKSIGELELEWETYLFQNGWEPTMVGLEAGEMRNLFCCAKLVVSSALARHESRGLHYTIDFPHLEESKRLPTIIFPSSPVNSTWSSRQLHRQQIC; encoded by the exons ATGGCCACCAGTGTGGCTTTAGGAAGCGGCGGACTGCATTTTAAAGATACTTTATTCAAGGGGAAAGGCTGCAGACAGGCTTCTTGGATTCACATTGTAGCAGTCTCAAAATGCATGCAGAATGAGCTTTCTTG GTCTCTTGGGGTCCCAAAAGTCTTTCAGATCAATAAAAATAACCACGGTCATTCCAAATCCGAGGAGGATTGGAAGCGAAGCAGAGTAACCATCAATTCATGCCTGAGAGATGGATATACCAAGTATTTTGATTTTGCTGTGATTGGAAGTGGACTGGCTGGCCTTAGTTATGCTCTTGAAGTTGCAAAACATGGAACCGTTGCAGTGATAACGAAGGCTGAACCCCACGAAAGCAACACCAACTATGCACAGGGAGGTGTGAGTGCTGTGCTGTGTCCATCAGATTCAGTAGAAAGTCACATGCAAGATACAATTGTTGCAGGCGCCTATCTATGTGATGAGGAAACTGTTCGA GTGGTGTGTACTGAAGGACCTGAGAGAATCAGGGAGCTGATTGCTATGGGTGCTTCATTCGATCATGGGGAAGATGGAAATTTGCACCTGGCAAGGGAAGGGGGCCATTCTCATCGTAGAATCGTACATGCTGCTGATATGACTGGTCGGGAGATAGAGAGGGCGTTGTTGGAGGCAGTCCGAAAAGATCCTAATATTTATGTTTTCGAACACCATTTTGCAATAGATTTGCTGACTTCTCAG GATGGCTCTCATGCAGTTTGTCATGGTGTTGATACTTTGAATACTGAGACAAATGAG GTGGTAAGATTCATTTCAAAGGTAACTCTACTTGCTTCAGGAGGGGCTGGGCATATCTATCCAAGCACTACCAATCCCCCG GTTGCCACTGGCGATGGAATGGCAATGGCTCACCGAGCTGAGGCTGTAATTTCCAATATGGA GTTTGTGCAATTTCACCCGACTGCTCTGGCTGATGAAGGCCTTCCTCTTAAACCAAAAACTCGAGAAAATGCCTTTTTGATAACTGAAGCCGTGAGGGGAGACGGAGGAATCCTCTGCAACTTAGACATGGAAAGATTCATGCCCTTGTATGACAAGAGGGCGGAACTCGCCCCTAGGGATGTTGTAGCAAGAAGTATAGACGATCAACTCAAGAAACGCAATGAAAAGTATGTGCTTCTCGATATAAGTCACAAACCCAAACACCAAATTCTCTCCCATTTCCCGAACATTGCTGCTGAATGTCTCCTATACGGTTTGGACATGACACAACAACCGATTCCCGTGGTTCCAGCCGCTCACTACATGTGCGGTGGAGTTCGTGCCGGACTCGAAGGGGAAACAAATGTCAAAGGTCTATACGTGGCCGGTGAAGTTGCGTGCACTGGTTTGCATGGAGCAAATAGACTGGCTAGCAACTCATTGCTAGAAGCTCTCGTGTTTGCAAGAAGAGCTGTCCAACCGTCCATCAATCACATGAAGAGCTCCCGTATTGATCGTGGGGCTACGATTTCATGGGCTCGTCCCATAATGCCTAAATCACTCGGTAATGTTATTTTGGACAACATTGTACGCAGGACAAGGGAGGTAAGAAAAGAGCTCCAGTCAATCATGTGGAAGTATGTCGGGATAGTTCGTTCAACAACTAGGCTGCAGACTGCTGAAAAGAGTATAGGAGAATTGGAACTAGAATGGGAAACATACTTGTTTCAGAACGGTTGGGAGCCGACTATGGTAGGACTAGAGGCAGGTGAAATGAGAAACTTATTTTGCTGTGCGAAGCTTGTAGTGAGCAGTGCTCTGGCGAGGCATGAAAGCCGGGGGCTTCACTATACGATAGATTTTCCTCATTTGGAAGAGAGCAAGAGGTTGCCTACCATTATCTTCCCTAGTTCACCAGTAAATAGTACATGGAGTTCTAGACAATTACACAGACAACAGATATGTTGA
- the LOC140976115 gene encoding protein KINESIN LIGHT CHAIN-RELATED 2-like, protein MPGYVMDGSNGENFSKDLEGYNVHHKEIFTGKSPRSPLSTHSLPLSTISSCDTDSIDLALNGAVDTSIDQLYRNICEIQSSDHSPSMRSFYSYGDESWIDSELRFFAGVDYAVVEEKEVAMKKVGGEKDSNDEVLEEDSGKSNLPPRPKRTNLEACRNSSSRSKTLHGRPPTGKQSAKGLKKLNSVFSKNETSPPFAGKKWPYGSENQREPGYLGPYLLKQARNLVASGDNNFQKALELARRAMKSFEFASNAKPNLDLVMCLHTVAALYCRLGRYTEAIPLLKRSIEIPVVDLGHDHAMAKFAGCMQLGDTYAILDKFENSILLYKAGLDVQRHVLGEKHPQFGETCRYIAEAHVQAMQFDEAEKLCLVALDIHKENKTSASAQEIADRRLMGLICDSKGDYEGSLEHYILARMAMVGNGQIAEAADIDCNIGDTYLSLDRYEEAVFTYQKALNMFKSSKGENHSLVAMVYIRLADLYNKIGNFTECESYCENALRIYDKPSSGSLPEEIASGLVNISAIYEKMHEPNLALQLLQRAIKVYGDGPGQLSAIAGIEAQMGSLYYILGSYFESYRSLKSAVTKFRETGEKQSAIFGVVLNQFGLACMQLSLINEACDLFEEAKIVLETVCGPCHADTLGVYSNLAGIYDAMGRTGDAIHILDYVVEMREGKLGTTNSSVEDEKRRLSVLLKEAGMVSGRRSKSVEALISQ, encoded by the exons ATGCCTGGATATGTGATGGATGGATCTAATGGCGAAAATTTTAGCAAAGATTTGGAGGGTTATAACGTGCATCATAAAGAAATCTTTACAGGGAAATCTCCAAGAAGTCCATTGAGTACTCACAGTCTGCCACTGAGCACGATCAGCAGCTGTGATACTGACTCTATTGATCTGGCCTTGAATGGAGCAGTCGACACCTCAATCGATCAACTTTATCGGAACATCTGTGAAATCCAAAGCTCGGATCATTCACCGTCAATGCGTAGTTTTTATTCATATGGTGACGAATCATGGATTGATTCCGAGTTGAGGTTTTTTGCTGGGGTAGATTATGCTGTGGTGGAGGAAAAGGAGGTTGCGATGAAGAAAGTTGGTGGAGAAAAAGATTCTAATGATGAAGTTCTTGAAGAAGATTCAGGTAAGTCGAATTTGCCACCTCGGCCAAAACGAACTAACTTGGAAGCATGTAGGAATAGTAGTTCGAGGAGCAAAACTCTTCATGGCAGACCTCCTACCGGGAAACAAAGCGCCAAGGGTTTGAAAAAGCTGAATTCAGTCTTCTCGAAAAATGAGACCAGCCCTCCTTTTGCAGGGAAGAAATGGCCGTATGGAAGTGAAAATCAACGTGAACCTGGATACCTTGGACCATATCTACTCAAACAGGCAAGAAACTTGGTAGCTTCAGGggataataattttcaaaaggcTTTGGAATTGGCTCGTCGGGCGATGAAATCATTTGAGTTTGCCTCTAACGCAAAGCCTAATTTAGACCTTGTCATGTGTCTACACACTGTAGCGGCATTATACTGCAGGCTTGGCCGGTATACTGAGGCAATTCCCTTACTTAAACGATCGATCGAAATTCCAGTGGTGGATTTAGGCCATGATCATGCAATGGCCAAATTTGCTGGGTGTATGCAGTTAGGCGATACATACGCGATTCTTGACAAGTTTGAGAATTCTATACTGCTTTACAAGGCAGGTCTGGATGTTCAGCGTCACGTTCTCGGAGAAAAACATCCTCAATTCGGTGAAACGTGCAGATACATAGCTGAAGCCCATGTTCAAGCCATGCAATTTGATGAAGCTGAGAAGCTTTGTTTGGTGGCACTTGATATccataaagaaaataaaacatcagCTTCTGCACAAGAAATAGCGGATAGGAGATTAATGGGACTTATTTGCGATTCCAAAGGAGATTATGAAGGTTCCCTCGAGCATTATATTCTCGCAAGAATGGCCATGGTTGGTAATGGACAGATTGCAGAAGCGGCCGACATAGACTGCAATATTGGGGATACATATCTATCATTAGATCGGTATGAAGAGGCAGTTTTCACATATCAAAAGGCTCTCAATATGTTCAAGTCAAGTAAAGGAGAGAACCATTCGTTAGTTGCTATGGTATACATTCGTCTGGCAGATTTATACAACAAAATAGGGAACTTTACTGAATGTGAATCGTACTGTGAAAATGCTCTTCGAATTTACGACAAGCCATCGTCTGGATCTCTCCCGGAAGAGATTGCTAGTGGTCTGGTGAACATTTCCGCTATCTACGAAAAAATGCACGAACCAAACCTGGCACTGCAGTTGCTACAGAGAGCGATAAAAGTGTATGGTGATGGACCAGGGCAGCTGAGTGCAATAGCAGGAATTGAAGCACAGATGGGGTCTCTTTATTACATTTTGGGAAGCTATTTTGAGTCTTACAGATCTTTAAAGAGCGCCGTTACGAAGTTTCGGGAAACGGGAGAGAAGCAATCTGCCATTTTTGGTGTTGTTCTGAATCAATTTGGGCTTGCCTGTATGCAACTTTCTTTGATAAATGAAGCCTGTGATTTGTTCGAAGAAGCCAAGATTGTACTGGAGACTGTCTGCGGACCATGCCATGCTGACACCCTAGGAGTCTACAGCAATCTTGCGGGCATATACGACGCAATGGGCAG GACCGGTGATGCAATCCACATCCTAGACTATGTTGTGGAGATGAGAGAGGGGAAGCTTGGAACTACAAATTCCAGCGTCGAAGACGAAAAACGTCGGCTAAGCGTGTTACTAAAAGAAGCGGGAATGGTTTCAGGCAGAAGATCGAAATCTGTAGAAGCGTTGATCAGTCAATAA